The DNA window TTCAAAGCCTTTAAGAACAATCCAACGTTCTTTATTCATGAGCAACCTGCCATTTTCATGAAACAAACGATATGTTTGAACCTTATCCGCAGAACTCATTAGGTTTAAATGCGGCACTCCATAGTGAACTTCAACATTCCAATCCCCTTCTATAACTTTTCTTTTTCCATCTTTTCCTGGCTCTACCATTTTGAAGGTCATATCAGGACACAGGTTGATCCAGGCAGTCGTCTTTAATATTTCAGATGATACCACATCAGAGGTACTTCCTTTTCCAAATTTGAGGCTCTTTCCTTTCAAATCATAAGACCACCTTTCGGCAAGAGGATGTTTTGTGATTGGGAAAAATGACATGGTGTTAATGATTAGCTCCAATTCAGAATTAGCTGTGGATAAATACTCATCTTCCTTCATGACATAAAACATGATCACTCCGTGGCCATAATCTCCAATATTTGAAATTCCCTCAACCTGAACTTTATAGCCTTCAAAATACCCTTTTGCATCAAATGAAATCAGACTGTCAGTTTGATTTTGAATATTGGTTATGATCAAATTCATCTCTTCATCAGAATAACCCTTGCTTAAAAATGATTTCAGTTGTGACATTTCTTTAAAATCGTGTCTGAAAATCATTATGAAACCAAAACCGGAAGTGGGAATCAGAATGATATCGCTGTTGTTATTTTCTGCTTTAAAACCTTTTGGTATATTAAATTCCAAACCGAGATATGGAGCACTGATACGGCCGGCTGAAATGTAATTGGCATCATTTCCTCCTTTGCTAATTCCTGAAAACGGATTATGCAAAGTCTTTTGAGGTTTTTTGGCCGAAGAATCAGGTAGAAACATCAAATCGTATTGCGTCGCATAATTGGGTTCGCCAAAATCTGTCATATCAATAATATAGAGATGAAGGTGATCACCCAAAATATCCATTTCAAAAAAATGGGCATTGTCTCCCAGATTGATCAATCCTTTACCTCTCTTTTCTTCCACAGAACCGTGTAAATAATATATACCTCTGTAATCGTGCAATTCTCCGGAAATTTGACCATCCTGTTGGACAATCTCAAGATAGCTTGTTTCTCCTTCAAATTCATGGGTATAAACACCGCTAAAATCTACACTTTGGGCATTTACTTTGAATAAGATTAGAAATGATAAAAAGCAGAAAGAAAGTATTTTCATAGTCCTGTATCGCTTCTTCAAAAATAATAAATTAAATTGCTTTAAACGCGATTGAACAGATTAAGTCTTTTGCGGTTATGATTTTATGATCGATCTTATACAATATCTGGCTCTTGGTGTTTTAATTTACGTGAGTTTATTCTATATCCTTGCTACAATAATTAAAAACTGGTCGATTATAGATATCGTCTGGGGGCCCGGTTTTGTGTTAATCGCCATAATGGCAATTATTTATACCCGTAATTATAATATCTTTTCTTTAACAATTTCCGCTCTTGTCACTCTCTGGGCCTTACGTCTCGCATTTCATATAGGAATTAGAAATATCGGCAAAGGTGAAGATTTTAGATATGCCAATTGGAGAAAAAAATGGCAGCCCCATCCCGAAATACAAGGCTATTTTAGGGTTTTTATTTTGCAGGGAATAATAATGCTCATCGTATCATTACCCATTTATGTAACCATTAAATTCAGTTCAACAGATTATTCCTTTATTTATTTCATTCCCGGTATTCTGATTTTTTTTATTGGATTCATATTAGAAGTTAGTGCTGATTTACAGCTCAGAAACTTTAAAAAAGATGACAAAAACAGCGGGCATTTAATAAATAGTGGCCTGTGGTCAATATCTCGACATCCCAATTATTTGGGGGAAATCATACTATGGTGGGGTATAGGATTTTTTTCACTACCCTTTGAATATGGCTATTTAGGACTTCTCGGGGCCCTTTGTATTCATTTAATTATTCGCTTCATATCTATTCCAGTATTGGAAGAAAAATGGAAACTCAGAAAGGATTGGAAAGAAATCGAAAAAGACACTTCAATTCTCTTTCCATATTTAAAAAAAAAGCCCTCCTGAAATCAGAAGGACTTTTTTCTTTCTAAAATTTATAATTTACCTCACGCCGTGTAATAGTTTCTTCAAGACGGGAGAAATCAGAATTAGAAATAATCCCGTGCCCATGGCGAAAAGTCCGATATTTGTATAAACTTCTTCATAGACCATAAAGCTCTCAGCTCTGGTCAACTCTACGCCATCTCCACCTTCAACCGTTCCAGTTAACTGAGCAATTTGACCAGCAAGAAAATTTGCTCCTGCAAAAGTTAAGAACCAGGCGCCCATTACTGTTCCGGTTAAATCCTTTGGTGCCAATTTGGTGACCATGGACAAACCGATCGGAGATATAAAAAGCTCTCCAGTGGTATGGAAAAAGTACAATAGAATGATTATGATATGTGGAATCAAAAAAGTTGCGCTTACAGGAGAAAGTGGAACGAGTAAATACCCAAATCCAAGAAATGCAATGCCCAAGCCAAATTTGGCCGGAATATTTGGATTCATTTTCATTTTATCCAGTTTGACCCACATCCAGGAAAAAATTGACCCCAATACCAATATGAAAAATGGATTGTAAAATTGTGTGGTTGCAGCAGCCATTTCCCAATTGCCCAACCAGGCAAAAGTCCTGTTGATATGATCACGAGCAAATATGGTCAAAGATGTCCCCGCCTGCTCAAAGAAGGCCCAAAATACCACATTGAATAAC is part of the Hyphobacterium sp. CCMP332 genome and encodes:
- a CDS encoding DUF1295 domain-containing protein, which codes for MIDLIQYLALGVLIYVSLFYILATIIKNWSIIDIVWGPGFVLIAIMAIIYTRNYNIFSLTISALVTLWALRLAFHIGIRNIGKGEDFRYANWRKKWQPHPEIQGYFRVFILQGIIMLIVSLPIYVTIKFSSTDYSFIYFIPGILIFFIGFILEVSADLQLRNFKKDDKNSGHLINSGLWSISRHPNYLGEIILWWGIGFFSLPFEYGYLGLLGALCIHLIIRFISIPVLEEKWKLRKDWKEIEKDTSILFPYLKKKPS